The genomic segment ACTCAGACTTCACCAGCCCACTGGGTCCCGGCCTTGTACGCGAAGAGACGCCAAGGACGCGCTCTCCCGCGTCCAGGTGGCCCCACCTGGCTGGCTTGCCTGCCCCTCTGCGTGCAGCTCGCGGCCGCCGTGCATCATGACCCTGTGGAACGGGGTACTGCCTTTTTACCCCCAGCCCCGGCATGCCGCAGGCTTCAGCGTTTCACTGCTCATCGTTATTCTAGTGTTTTTGGCTTTAGCAGCAAGCTTCCTGCTCATCCTGCCGGGGATCCGTGGCCACTCGGTAAGGGTGTCCTCCTAGTTCAGGTAGAGTGGGGGAAGGCTCATGGGCAGATTGTCTCCTGAGGGACCCAGAACAGGTAAGACTGTACAAAAGCCTCCATGAATAGTCGAACCGAGGTTCAGGTGGAGCGAAGTCAGGAGTCTGGTGCAGCAAGAGCACCCCTTTCCAAGGACTGGCACAGCTCCCCATCCAGGACATCCTGGAGAAGGACCCCAGCTGGGTCACTGGGAAGACTGCTGCAGAGAATGGGTGCTCAGTCCACTCATTCTGAGGCAGAGTCTAGGCTTCAGGTACTGGAGGGTCTCCCACCTCTCCCAGGACTAAAGCTGCACTCTCATCCCATCCCGTGGGTGACGACCTTCAGGCCAAAAGGACAGATGCCAGCAGCTCAGACTGTGGTGTTCCCCTTTGCACTGGGTTGAGACGCATGTGTACGGGTGCCCCATCCTAAGGACTGAGACTCCCACCTTGGATTAGAAGTTAGAGCCAACTGGGTGCATTGTCTTAGACTTTCCCCCTCTCCCAGAACCTAGGTTGTACATTTTTCAGTTCTGGTAGGACCCAGCTTTTCTGCATCTTAATCTGTGTGGGTTTCCCTGGACTGGTGCACCTAGGAGTATCTGCATTCCCACCTCCTCCACTTGGAGACCAGGCCCTGTGGCCTCCCTCTTCTGAGGGAGGTGACCCCTGCATGCCTAGCACTTCTGGACTCACTGAGCCTCACCAAGCAGTGACTGGACCAGGAGACAGAACCAGGACCCGGCGCCAGACAGCTGGGGGAGTGAAGGTGGTGGAAGAGTGCCAGGAAGTGGAAGTAGGGGGAGGCACTGTTAGGGTAGATGGGAAATGGGGCTAGGGAGGTGAAAGTGCATGGTCACAAAACATTAGAAATGCCAGTAGCCCAGAGGGACTTGCAGGAAAAGCTCGCCTAACATTAGTCTCAAAGGTCTGGGTATAACTAAAGATCCAGGTGAAGTGGGGTCAAGGGTGGTCTTGGGGACTCTGGCTGGGCAGGGCTCAGGCCTGACCCGGGTGCCTATTCCTGCAGCGCTGGTTTTGGTTGGTGAGAGTTCTTCTCAGTCTGTTCATAGGCGCAGAAATCGTGGGTGAGTGTGTGGTGCAACCCAAGGGGAGAGGACCAGGGTGACAAAGGAGGTGGGCAGAGGGCACTTGGGACAATAGGGAACTGGGGTTGGTTTTCTCCTCCTTCATCCCACTCTCCAGCTCCTTCTAGGGCCCACTTTTTGGCCCTTACCATGCAACTACATTGGACCTCTAAGTCCCCATTTCTCTACAATGCCCCACCTCCCATCACCACTCCCTAATTCCATTTTCCCACCCtcttccccgcccccccccccccaccgtgTGCCCTTCCCTACAGCTGTGCACTTCAGTGCAGAATGGTTCGTGGGTAGAGTGAACACCAACACATCCTACAAAGCCTTCAGTGCAGCGCGCGTTACAGCCCATGTCGGTCTGCTCGTGGGCCTGCAGGGCATTAATATTACACTCACAGGTGAGGGGGCTGGGGCTAAATGAACTCCTGGGGCTGGGAGATCCCCTGGTTAGGAGACTGTCAGGATAGCTGGAGGGCCTGTCACATCCCACAAGCTCAAGTAGCTTGTGGTCCTCGTGGATTTGTGTTTTCTCCAACCACCACCGAACCCATTTCTCCCGCCGAGAGTGCCACACTCCCACTTTCCTGTCTGAATCCGCTTAGTTGCGAGGTCTCCGACCGCGCGCAGCCCCATGAGACCGCCACACCCCACAGGGACCCCAGTGCATCAGCTGAACGAGACCATTGACTACAACGAGCAGTTCACCTGGCGTCTGAGAGAGAATTACGCCGCGGAGTACGCGAACGCGCTGGAGAAGGGGCTGCCGAACCCAGTGCTCTACCTGGCGGAGAAGTTCACACCGAGTAGCCCTTGCGGCCTGTACCACCAGTACCACCTGGCGGGACACTACGCCTCGGCCACGCTGTGGTAAGCGCTGGAGGGAaggctgtgtgcatgtgtgtgtgtgccgggAGCTGGGCCGTGTGAGCCGGAGGATGCAGACCTCGGAGGCACTGAGCAGCTGCAGCCAGACCCGACGCGCTCGGGGTGGGCATGACAGCCTCGGGGGTTAGAAGATCCACGAGGTCTGCACAGACCATCGGAATCCGGAGAGACTCCAGCCACCGCCTGGACCTCGGGAGCACGCTTCTCCCCCGGGGAATTCCCCTGCGCCGCCGCCATCTCAGCCCGTGGCTTTGGCGCTGGGGTAGGGACAAAGGGGCGCGAGGCTCTGGGAActccaggggctgggagaagcCGGCTCACGGCTGGTCCCCCCACTCCCCGGCAGGGTGGCGTTCTGCTTCTGGCTCCTCTCCAACGTGCTGCTCTCCACGCCGGCCCCGCTCTACGGAGGCCTGGCACTGCTGACCACCGGAGCCTTCGCGCTCTTCGGGATCTTCGCCTTCGCCTCCATCTCCAGTGTGCCGCTCTGCCCGCTCCGCCTAGGCTCCGCCGTGCTCACCGCTCAGTACGGCGCCGCCTTCTGGGTCACGCTGGCAACCGGTGAGGACGGAGGGAATGGGCCCCGGGGGCTAAGGGTGGGGACAGGATTCATACCCGCTGTGCACTTTCCAGTTTACAGAATGAATTCACATCTATTATCTGATTTGCCCCTCTCAATAGTTCACAGAAACAGGCACTGTTatgaccattttacagatgaaaagaggGGGTCTTAGAAGGGGTGGGTGTCTTGCCGTGTTTCATGTAATCCAGATTAGAGGTGTGTGTGGGGCCCGGGGAGGTAACACAAGGAGTAGTCTCCAAAAGATTGaagaggggccgggcatggtggctcaagcctgtaatgacggcactttgggaggtcaaggcaggaaggtcgcttgaggccaggagttcgagaccagcctaggcaacatagcccTGACTCCACATGCCCTCCTTTCTTTGCGTCCCCCGCCACAGGCATCCTGTGCCTCTTCCTCGGAGGGGCGGTAGTGAGTCTCCACTATGTTCGGCCCAGCGCTCTTCGCACCCTTCTGGACCAAAGCGCCAAGGACTGCAGCCAGGCAAAAGGGGGCTCACCTCTTATCCTCGGCAACCCACTGCACAAGCAGGCCGCGCTCCCGGACTTAAAATTCATCACCACTAACCTGTGAGGGGGACCCAATCTGGACTCCTTCCCCGCCTTGGGACCTGGCAGGCCGGGGAAGCAGGAGAGCTCCGGGAAGGGCACTGCGCGCAGCTGGCGCGAGGCCGACATCCGCAGGCACCAGGGAAAGTCTCCTGGGGCGAGCTGtaaataaacttgttttttcttttgttttttaaaaacttttttttccccactaatTTTCATGACTTCTCCGCTCCGGGGTCGCACGCCCTCAGGAGCTTCCCTGGACTGGAGACAGCGTAGTACACTCTCCGCTGTGCTGTGAAACCGGATTCTCTGCGTCTAGAGACTCCAGAGTAATAGGGGTGCCCTCTAGTGAGGCCGGAGGGACCCTACCAGAGACAGCATCTTTCCGAGCCACCCCAGGTGGACGTTAGGTGGCAGTGATGAGGCAGGTCACCCACTCCCCGTCCTGGACGCCACTCAGCTAGCCCAGCTGAGCGGGGTGGGAAGGAATAGCGTTTTGGAGTTGATTCACTAACTTCCCACCTGACTTCTTGTGAGGTGGTGTCtgagggccaaggcaggtgtcAGCAAGGCATAGAAACATAAATCCCGAGATTCTTGGCAAGTCCTGCAATCTTATTTAGCAAAtttggaaactgaagctcaaagagaATGTGGCATAGTTGGTTAATGTTAGACCTCGGATGAGAAGTTTGGTGTCCTCTCCTTTCCAGTGCTGTCTTTCATTGTACCAAGAGGCCACACAAGCTGAGGAAGtaaaggaagaacaaaaggaacccaggaaaaaggaaaacaagaggtGCCAAGGGATGAGAGGAAACCATAGGAGAATCATATGTAACCCCCACACTGCCGGTGTTATGGGGGTGAAGTTAGGTTTCAGTGAATAGCATCTGGAAGAGGCAAGGCATCACGGAAAGGCTGGGTTGCTGTGCAGAGACGAGATAGCCCCTGCTTGGCCTTATCATGGCAACAGGCTTTATGGACAGGCCCAGCATCTCTTCAGCCCCTTagggctttttcttttgttttgttttttaacatcaGTATGTACAGCCTCCTTTTTCTATTCCGTCTGTAGATTGGTGCTGGGGGTCTGGTACCAGCCACGCTGAGGGCAGTTCTGCTGGTTTTATGGGGCTCCAATGAGGTTTGGAGCAAGACTGGAAGTCCAGGTGGCCTCCACGGGGAAGAATGTTATAGAGCACAGTCAGGATCTTCGGGGTGTGCCCCCTTACAGTATGCCTTGGTGGAGGAAGCCTCTGATAGGGGAATGTCCTGGGGCTCAGGACTGTCGGCCATGGACCGGTAGCGGGGGCTCAGGAGTCCACCTTCCTCAGGACTCCACTCCAGCATGGGGTCTTCATCAACACTCTGGTTGAAGAAAGCCTTCAGCCTGTGAGGCTGCATCCTGTGGGCCACCACCATAGCCAGGCCCAGCAGCACACATAGCAATCCTGGAGACGAGGGCAACAGTTGTCCACTTTAGTGCTAGTAACACCACCCGAGGACATCTTCCCCTGGGAGTGTCAGAACAACTCTAAGGGAAGCCTGGAGCCCCTGCTTCAGGGAAACTTGGGCTCAGAGAGGAGACTGGCTAAGGGGCATGTGGCTGGTATAGCTCTGTTGTCCTGAGTTTCCAGACTCCAAGCCCAGTGCTCCTTCTGTTATATCccgggggagagagagagagagaaagggggagagagagagctctgaaaatagggagagaaaagaaaaaaaccctgggGAAGGGCAGGGCACAGAGGGGGAGGCATGAGGAGGCACATGAGGGAGTAGACAGTGAGATAGGAGAGGAGAAGAAGACTGCAGGACAATTTAGGGCTGTGTAAGGCAGGTCAGAGAGGGGACAGGGGGTTGGAAGATTTTAGAAGCCTCTGGGTGAAGAGAGTTAGGggatgacagagacagagaagataCAAGGGAGTGGGCATCtctgaggaaggaggggaagtGGCACTGGGGAGAGAAAATCAGGAGACAAGAGATACAAGAGGGTGGGGCTTTAAAGAGGGCAAAGCCATCCTGGCCCCCAGGAGCAGACCCTCAACTCTACCAACATGATGCCCCCAGGCCCTCCCTCCCTGGGCTTGAGCCTTCCAGTGCTTGTCTTTAGGGCTGGGTCTTACCTGTGGTCAATGTGATCCAGAAGGCTGGCCCATGGTGAGTATGCAGCACAGAAGCGCCCAGGTGCAGGGGACATGGCGGGGTGAGTGATGTGGCCATGGAGAAGAAGAGCAGAGCCAACAGCTGGAAGATGCCCGTGGCCAATAGCATGTAGCCACCGTATACCAGCACAGGCATGGAGAGCATCACATTGGCCAGCAGCCAGCAGAGGAATGCCACCCTGGAGAGCCAGGACCCAGTGAGGACTGGCCCGGGTACTTCCACCTGCTGGTGAACCTGGTCGGGCCCAGGTGGAGGCTCAGGGACCCAAGAGTGACCCAAAGATATGAGGTGGGGATTCCTTCCCACAGACTTCCCAAGGCAGCACTGTGGTGACTGGTGCCAGGCCACCCCACCTGATATACGCACGGGAGCGgaggagagatggggagaaaccCTGTTCCTGAATCTAGGCTACCAGGGCCTCCACCCCATCCCCTTCCCATCCTCACCACAGCATGGCCGAGGCGTAGTGCCCCGCTAGGTGGTACTGGCGGTACAGGCCACATGGGCTTCTTGGAGTGAACTTCTCGGCTAGGTACAGCACAGGGTCTGGCAGCCCCTTCTCCATAGCCTTTGTATACTCCTCAGCATAGTTCTCGCCCAGGCGCCAGGTGAACTCCTCGTTGTAATTGATGGTCTCATTCAGCTGCTGCACGGGGGTCCCTGGGGCACAAGGCAGCTGTGCTCAGCAGGAACCCAAGGGCCAGAGTGGGGCCTAGGTAGGGACTCACTCACACTGGGCAGAGGGACAGGAAGTGGTCTCAACTGAGAGAAAGCAGCTTCCAAGGCCCTGAACTTCCCTTCCTACCATGCCTCTGACCTCCCACCTCACACATCCTCCCAGCCTCAGTGCCAGGCATCCTATAGCTCTTTGGACCACACCAAACATAGATCCCAAAGACAGCAGAGCCTTCCCCTC from the Chlorocebus sabaeus isolate Y175 chromosome 26, mChlSab1.0.hap1, whole genome shotgun sequence genome contains:
- the DUOXA1 gene encoding dual oxidase maturation factor 1 isoform X2, with the protein product MAALGHTFPFYAGPKPTFPMDTTSATIIMIFLTALATFIVILPGIRGKTRLFWLLRVVTGLFIGAAILGTPVQQLNETINYNEEFTWRLGENYAEEYTKAMEKGLPDPVLYLAEKFTPRSPCGLYRQYHLAGHYASAMLWVAFLCWLLANVMLSMPVLVYGGYMLLATGIFQLLALLFFSMATSLTPPCPLHLGASVLHTHHGPAFWITLTTGLLCVLLGLAMVVAHRMQPHRLKAFFNQSVDEDPMLEWSPEEGGLLSPRYRSMADSPEPQDIPLSEASSTKAYCKGAHPEDPDCAL
- the DUOXA2 gene encoding dual oxidase maturation factor 2 isoform X2; protein product: MTLWNGVLPFYPQPRHAAGFSVSLLIVILVFLALAASFLLILPGIRGHSRWFWLVRVLLSLFIGAEIVAVHFSAEWFVGRVNTNTSYKAFSAARVTAHVGLLVGLQGINITLTGTPVHQLNETIDYNEQFTWRLRENYAAEYANALEKGLPNPVLYLAEKFTPSSPCGLYHQYHLAGHYASATLWVAFCFWLLSNVLLSTPAPLYGGLALLTTGAFALFGIFAFASISSVPLCPLRLGSAVLTAQYGAAFWVTLATGILCLFLGGAVVSLHYVRPSALRTLLDQSAKDCSQAKGGSPLILGNPLHKQAALPDLKFITTNL
- the DUOXA1 gene encoding dual oxidase maturation factor 1 isoform X1; the protein is MAALGHTFPFYAGPKPTFPMDTTSATIIMIFLTALATFIVILPGIRGKTRLFWLLRVVTGLFIGAAILAVNFSSEWSVGQVSTNTSYKAFSSAWISADIGLQVGLGGVNITLTGTPVQQLNETINYNEEFTWRLGENYAEEYTKAMEKGLPDPVLYLAEKFTPRSPCGLYRQYHLAGHYASAMLWVAFLCWLLANVMLSMPVLVYGGYMLLATGIFQLLALLFFSMATSLTPPCPLHLGASVLHTHHGPAFWITLTTGLLCVLLGLAMVVAHRMQPHRLKAFFNQSVDEDPMLEWSPEEGGLLSPRYRSMADSPEPQDIPLSEASSTKAYCKGAHPEDPDCAL
- the DUOXA2 gene encoding dual oxidase maturation factor 2 isoform X1, whose protein sequence is MPSTSGLTEPHQAVTGPGDRTRTRRQTAGGVKRWFWLVRVLLSLFIGAEIVAVHFSAEWFVGRVNTNTSYKAFSAARVTAHVGLLVGLQGINITLTGTPVHQLNETIDYNEQFTWRLRENYAAEYANALEKGLPNPVLYLAEKFTPSSPCGLYHQYHLAGHYASATLWVAFCFWLLSNVLLSTPAPLYGGLALLTTGAFALFGIFAFASISSVPLCPLRLGSAVLTAQYGAAFWVTLATGILCLFLGGAVVSLHYVRPSALRTLLDQSAKDCSQAKGGSPLILGNPLHKQAALPDLKFITTNL